The following coding sequences lie in one Nycticebus coucang isolate mNycCou1 chromosome 18, mNycCou1.pri, whole genome shotgun sequence genomic window:
- the CYTH1 gene encoding cytohesin-1 isoform X3 — MQRNKQVAMGRKKFNMDPKKGIQFLIENDLLKNTCEDIAQFLYKGEGLNKTAIGDYLGERDEFNIQVLHAFVELHEFTDLNLVQALRQFLWSFRLPGEAQKIDRMMEAFAQRYCQCNNGVFQSTDTCYVLSFAIIMLNTSLHNPNVKDKPTVERFIAMNRGINDGGDLPEELLRNLYESIKNEPFKIPEDDGNDLTHTFFNPDREGWLLKLGGGRVKTWKRRWFILTDNCLYYFEYTTDKEPRGIIPLENLSIREVEDSKKPNCFELYIPDNKDQVIKACKTEADGRVVEGNHTVYRISAPTPEEKEEWIKCIKAAISRDPFYEMLAARKKKVSSTKRH; from the exons ATGCAGAGAAACAAGCAGGTAGCCATGGGCAGGAAAAAATTTAATATGGACCCTAAAAAG GGGATCCAGTTCTTAATAGAGAATGATCTGCTGAAGAACACATGTGAAGACATTGCCCAGTTCTTGTATAaaggtgaagggctcaacaagACAGCCATTGGTGACTACCTGGGGGAGAG AGATGAGTTTAACATCCAGGTTCTTCACGCGTTTGTGGAGTTGCACGAGTTCACTGACCTCAACCTCGTCCAGGCGCTACG GCAGTTCCTGTGGAGCTTCCGCCTGCCAGGAGAGGCCCAGAAGATTGACCGGATGATGGAGGCGTTTGCCCAGCGGTACTGTCAGTGCAACAACGGGGTGTTCCAGTCCACGG ACACTTGTTATGTCCTATCCTTTGCCATTATCATGTTGAACACCAGCCTGCACAACCCCAATGTTAAAGATAAGCCCACTGTGGAGAGGTTCATCGCCATGAATCGAGGCATCAATGATGGAGGAGACCTGCCCGAGGAGCTGCTCCGG AATCTATATGAGAGCATAAAAAATGAACCCTTTAAAATCCCGGAAGATGATGGGAATGACCTCACTCACACGTTCTTCAACCCCGATCGAGAGGGCTGGCTGTTGAAACTGGG AGGTGGCAGGGTAAAGACCTGGAAAAGACGCTGGTTCATTCTAACTGACAACTGCCTTTACTACTTTGAATATACCACG GATAAGGAGCCCCGTGGCATTATTCCTTTAGAGAATCTGAGTATCCGAGAAGTAGAGGACTCCAAAAAACCA AACTGCTTTGAGCTGTACATCCCCGACAACAAAGACCAAGTGATCAAGGCCTGCAAGACTGAGGCTGACGGACGGGTGGTGGAGGGAAACCACACCGTGTACCGCATCTCCGCCCCCACGcctgaggagaaggaggagtggATCAAGTGCATTAA AGCTGCCATCAGCAGGGACCCTTTCTACGAGATGCTTGCAGCACGGAAAAAGAAGGTCTCCTCCACGAAGAGACACTGA